The Candidatus Binatia bacterium genome segment TCTTCTGGAGCTGCGGCATTGGAAGCTGAAACAAGGCAAGTTTTTGCCCAAGGGCGATCCCGAGCGCGCGCCCGCGGTGATTGTGATCGGCGAGAAGATCCGCAAGGACCTCTTCGGTACCGAGACTGCGGTGGGGAATTTTCTGCGCGTCGGTGACCGTCGATTCCGCGTGATCGGTATCCTTGCCACAGAGGGGCGCTCGCTTGGCATGGATGTCGACGAACTTGTGATTCTTCCGGTCGCTCGCGCGATGGAGCTCTTCGATATTTCCGGGCTCTACCGGATCATGGTCGAAGCACGCTCGCGCGATTCTCTTGATCGAGCGGCCGCGGAGTCGACCGCGATTCTGCGGGACCGTCATCAAGGCGAAGAAGACGTGACGGTAATTCGGCAAGATGCAGTCGTGGCGACTTTTGATCGCGTGTTGAGCGCTCTGACGTATACCGTAGGCGGGATTGCCTCCATCAGCCTTGTCGTTGCGGGGGTTCTCCTGATGAATGTCATGTTGGTTTCTGTGTCGCAGAGAACCGCCGAAATTGGCTTGCTCAAGGCAATCGGCTCTTCGCGACGATTAATTCTGACGCTCTTTTTGCTCGAGTCCGGGGGGCTGGCTTTCCTG includes the following:
- a CDS encoding ABC transporter permease, whose protein sequence is MRTADSIGWVVRVLLRHRLRTLLLLLAVSVGVGAVIVLTSLGDSARRYVTDEFRSLGTELLIITPGKSETSGSGRPSFLGATARDLTLEDANALRRSSAIAAVVPMVVGEASMSHAGRIRQAPAVGATSGLLELRHWKLKQGKFLPKGDPERAPAVIVIGEKIRKDLFGTETAVGNFLRVGDRRFRVIGILATEGRSLGMDVDELVILPVARAMELFDISGLYRIMVEARSRDSLDRAAAESTAILRDRHQGEEDVTVIRQDAVVATFDRVLSALTYTVGGIASISLVVAGVLLMNVMLVSVSQRTAEIGLLKAIGSSRRLILTLFLLESGGLAFLGAVLGVFLGLAMNEVLGTYVPDVTLSPPLWSMIAAPTFAFLSGIIFGLMPARRAADLDPVDALAGR